The Mycolicibacterium aurum genome segment GGCCTGACCATTACCAACTTGTGATGCGCCGCAAGCATATTGTGATGTGGCGGCCGCGCCGTGGCTCCGCCGTCAGATTGGAACCGCATGACCGGGGCGGAGGATGATGCACTCATGAAGGCGAACGCGGCGTGCAAAGGTGCAGGGAAGAACTGGTCGGTGAACAAGGACGGCAAGCCGATCTGTCCCGGTTGTCACCGAGCGTTCAGCACCGTGGCCGGTTACGGAAAGACGGTGCGTGACGTACGAATCGTGCCGCCGCACGACCGCATCGGCCCGCAGGACGCGCGTACACCGCGCCGCGAACGTCGCAATGACTGACGTCGAGTCAATAGCGTTGCCCGCCAACGATACCCGTCATTCCAGAACGGACGGCGTGGTGTTCAAACTGCTCCACAGGTGGGGCATCGGGCGCACGCCGAGCTGATTGACGATCATCTGCGCGGCCTGACTGACCCCCTCACTGAATGTCGGAAAGGCGAACTGGAGTTCGGCTACGTCCTCGACACGCATGCCCGCCGCCATGCACGCTGCGACCATCTGGATCACCTCGGCTGAGTATTCACCGAGCACGTGGGCACCGACGATGTGTCGTCGCATGGTCTCGACGATCAGCTTGCAGAAGCCTTCCGGCTGACCGTCCGCAACGGGCCGCAGGATGTCTTCGTAGCGAGCCACGGCGACGACGCAGTCGTAGCGGGCGCGGGCCTGCTCCTCGGTGAGCCCGACACTGCCGTATTCGGGATCGGTGAAGCTGCCGGCGGGGACGATCTCGTGGACAACCCGGCGACGCAGCCCCAGCACCGCGTTCTCGGCGGCCACCCGGCCTTCGAGAGTCGCGCTGCTCACGAGCATGCTGTTCCCGTCGACGTCTCCGGCGGCGAAGATGTGCGCGACATTCGTCGCCGTGTACGCATCGACGGTGACGTAACCGCGCTCGGTGGCCACGCCCGCGGCGGCGACGTCCACGGTGTCGGTGTTCCCCGGCCAGCCGACGGCGAAGAATGCCGCATCCACGTCGAGCGTCCTGGCCTCGTCGCCGACTCGGTACAGCACGCGGACCCCCGGTTCGAGCGCTACGAGCTCGTGAACCGCGGCGCCGGTGACGACGTCGATGCCGCGATTCCGGAACGCGTGTTCGAGCGCGATCGAGACGTCGACGTCGGATCGCGTCACTATTCGTGGCGCGTACTCCACCAGCGTGACCGTGCAGCCGAAGTCGGCCAGGATCGACGCGAGCTGGCACCCGGTGTCCGCCGCACCGATGATGCACACCCTCTCGGGCAGCGAGGTCAGGCTGCGCAGGTCCTCGTAGGTGAGCCCGAATTCGGCCCCGGGGATCGGCAGCCGCCCAGGTCTGCCGCCGGCGGCGATGATGATCCGGTCCGCAGTCCACGTGCGCCCGTCGGCCGTGGTGACCGTGTTGGCATCGACGAATCGGGCATCGCCCGCCTCCTCGACGAGTTCGACACCCTCGGACCGGATGTGGTCGGCAATGCGCTTACGTTCATAGAGGTAGGCGGCGACGCGCTGGGAATTCGCCAGCGTCGCAGCCACGTCGATGTCCGGCCGCGGCCCGCGCAGACCGAAGGTTTCCCATGAACTCCAGTCCCGCATCAGGCGTGCCGCACGCGCCAGCGTGCGCACCGGCGCCGGACCCCGGTTGAGGGCGGTACCGCCGACCCGCCCCCGCTCGATCAGGGTGACTTCTGCGCCGAGTCCCGCGGCGTGCAGTGCAGCCGAGACGCCGGCGGGACCACCCCCGATGACGACGACGCGCATCTCACCCCTCCCGGCCTACGACCACTCCGCGAGCACACGCATCTTGCCGGCCTTGACCGCCGCGTCTTTGCGCAGCTTCTTGAGCTCCGGCGCGAAGGCGTTGCGCTCGTTGTTCTGAATGTTCAGCGGTAGGTCCAGCGCGTTGATCAGTTTCGGTTCCAGGTACCACGGCTCCGGATGGAGCACCCAGGACACCGTCGCGTTCTCGGCCATCCACTCGGTGAGGACGGCCTCGCCGCCGGCGAACGTCTGCCGCTTGCCCGAACCGATGCGGCGCAGGGCAAAACCCAGTTGATCGCCGAGCAGCACGCCGAGGGACTTGCGCAGCGTGGAACCGTCGGCGCTGGCGTTGCGGGCGCCGAAGTGATACCGGATGCGCTTGCGAAGATCCTGCGGGATCTGCGGCTTGCCGTCGGCACGCGGCGGGCCGGGGCTGATCCCGACGTAGAGCAGCGTCCAACCGTCGCGCTGTTCACAACCGGAGACGTCGATGGCGCCGGGAATCTCCCGGAACCACCACCCGTGGGCCCCCGCCTCGGCAGGCACCGGGCCGGGGTCGACGAACACTTCATCGCGGGTATATCGCTGAGCCGCAACAAAATTCGCGACAGCGTTTGCGTTCCGCTTCGCGGACATCGACTCGGCCATGAACCTCAGCGTAGTCCGGCGCCACCGCCGCGCCGCCACATCGGCTGCTACTGCGGGTGCGCCGTCACATACTCCTCGACGGGAATCGGCGCGGTGGCAACGTAACCGACGGGCAGGACGACGTCCCCGGCTGTCGACTTGTAGTACACGTCCCACAGGTAGTACCCGGCGAAATCCCTTGGCTGGGCGGCGATCACCGCCGCGTACTGGTTGATGGCCCGCACGTACCGGTCCGAGTTGTTGTAGCGGTAGAGCGCGGCGTCACGATCGCCGGCGAAGCCGTGTGCGGCGAGAAATCTGCCCGCCGCCAGGATGCTGTCGTGCGCCGAGGTGATGTCGCTGCCGGCACCGTAGGCCGCGAACGTCGACGGCATGAATTGCATGGGTCCCTGCGCCCCGGCGGTGCTGACGCCGGCGATGCGCCCGAAGGCGGTCTCCACGAAGTTGATGGCTGCCAGATAATTCCAGGCCACCCCGGATTCCGCTTCTGCCTTCCGGTAGTAGCCCAGCAGCTCCTCGGCCGGCAGCGGCGGCTGGATACGCCATGCGGGCAGCGTGGATTTCCCCGGGCTCATCGAGCCGAGCTGGCGGCGCGCATCGATGTTGCGGTCGTAGGCGTCGAGCAGCGGACCCGGGATGCGGGGGCGGACGATCGCATCCCATTCCGGGTGCCGGGCGAGCACGCGGTAGGCCTTCTGCTGGCGGCGCGCGGCGGTCAGCAGGACATCAGTCGATGACGCCGGGTCGCGCAGGGCTCGCTCGTCGGCCACCAGATCGTCGGCAATCCGGGCGGGATCCGAGGCGAGCCGCGGCTGTGCCGTCACGAGTTCGCGGGAGGGCTGCCCCGTGGTCTGCGAGGGCGGGGCAGTCACCGGGGTGTTCTGCGCGGCGGGAGGTGCGGTCGGTGTCGAGCAGCCGACGAGGGCGAGGGCGATCAGCGCCGCGCCGCCAAGACGCTTGCCTCTCAATGCCTTCTCCGTGCTCTCTGCGCCCGCGTCATGTCACCAGTCTGACCGATTGTCATGCGCGTTCCCCGTACAGTGGCCCTGATGTTGGCACAGTTCGTGGTCGCGCTGCGGATCGCGGCCGCCGGGCTGTTCCTCATCGTCATCGGGGCCGCGACCGCGCTGCCTGCCGCCGCATCGCCGGCCGTGCAGATCTCCACCGCGAGCGAACAGACGCTGACGTCGCTTCTGGCCACGACCGCCGACGACGCAGGAGCCGGCCGCTCGGCACGCGCGGACCTGATATCGCGGCAGTTCCTCGGGACGCCCTACGGCGCCCACACTCTCGTCGGGTCGGCCACCGTGCCCGAACAACTCGTCGTCGAGCTCGACAAGGTGGATTGCTTCACCTATGCCGACTACGTCGAAGCGCTGAAAAGAGGCCGCACCCGCGACGACTTCCTCGCAGGCCTGATCGACGTCCGCTACAAGGACGGCGTCGTGGCCTTCGCGAACCGGAAGCACTTCTTCACCGACTGGTCCGCCACCACTCCCCCTGTCGCCACCGACGTCACCGCCGCCCTCAGCGACGACGCGGTCCAGGCGGCCAAGAACCTCAACAGCAAGGATGCCGGCGGGGTCTACCTGCCGGGGCTGCCGGTGGTGCCACGCACCGTCACCTACGTTCCCAGCGCACTCGTCGACGACGACGTCATCAGCGGGCTCCGTACCGGTGACTACATCGGTGCCTACGCCGAAGACGGCGGCCTCGACGTCACCCACGTCGGCATCTACGTCGCCACACCGGAGGGGCCCGTCTTCCGCCACGCCTCGTCGTCCAGCGCAGACCACCGGGTGGTCGATTCGCCCCTGTCCGCGTACCTGCAGACGGTCCCGGGAATCGTGGTGCTCCGCCCGCTCGTCTGACATGGGCGCTGCGCGGGTTGTCTGCTCAGGCGGGAACCAGGGTGAATGTCGTCGACCCCGCCGGCCCTGAGTTGCCGCACGGATTCGGTCCGTTGAGTGTGTAGAGGCCGTTCGTGCCGTCGAGGTCGAACGTGTACCGGGCGGCGACGTCGACCGCCCGGCCATCGGGGCAGAACGCGCCGCGCGGCACCCATTGGTCCAGGACGTATTGCGTGCCCTGAATCCTCGCCTGGCCCTGATTTGTGTTGTTCTCGAGGTTGAAGAGCGTGATGCAGCCCGGTCCGCAACTGTCCACCCGCATGCTGATGTCCTCGGTGAGACCGGTGGCACCGACACTTCGGTATTGGTAGAAGCCCGGGGCCAGATCGGCGCTCGCGGGGGCGGCCAAGATAAGGCCCACGACAGCCAGGCCGCTCGAAACGCCTGGCAGAAGGAGCTTCATCAGTGCCTCCCCGCGGCTGGTCATGCCCCGTGCGTTGTCGCTGAGTGTAGAAAACGCAGCGCGACGCCGCGAGGTTTTCGCAGGCGTCGGCCCGCGAGCGGCTGAACCCCGCCGCCCACCGGATTCGACTCCCAACCAAACGGTTAGTCTGGCCGTGGTACGCCGATGAACCAGGAGTCCGCACATGCAGCTGGCGCTCACGCCCGAAGAAGCCGCGTTCCGCGACGAGCTTCGCACTTTCTACCGAACCGAGATTCCCGCCGAGATCCGCGAACGCACCCGCGCGGCCACCGAGGCCAACCGCGAGGACATCGTCACCACGCACAAGATCCTCAACGACCACGGCCTCGCGGTGCCCAACTGGCCCGTGGAGTGGGGCGGCAAGGACTGGACGCCGACGCAGCAGCAGATCTGGCTCGACGAGATGCAGCTGGCCAGCGTGCCCGAGCCGCTGACGTTCAACGCCAACATGGTGGGCCCGGTGATCGCCGAGTTCGGCTCCCAGGAGGTCAAGGAGCGGTTCCTGCCGCCCACCGCCGCGCTGGACATCTGGTGGTGCCAGGGCTTCTCCGAGCCCGAGGCCGGTTCCGATCTGGCGTCGCTGCGCACGACCGCCCTGCGCGACGGTGACAGCTACGTCGTCAACGGTCAGAAGACGTGGACGACGCTGGGCCAGTACGCCGACTGGATCTTCTGCCTGGTGCGCACCGACCCGAACGCCCCGAAGAAGCAGGCCGGCATCTCGTTCCTGCTCATCGACATGAACACCCCGGGCATCACACTGCGCCCCATCAAGCTGATCGACGGCAGCTTCGAGGTGAACGAAGTCTTCTTCGAAGATGTCCGCGTCCCGGCCGACCAGCTCGTCGGCGAGGAGAACCAGGGCTGGGGCTACGCCAAATTCCTGCTGGGCAACGAACGCAACGGCATCGCGCAGGTGGGCCGCACCAAATTGCGGCTCGCCGAGGTGAAGGAACGCGCGCAGGCCAGCGGCCTGATCGAGGACCCGCTGTTCGCCGCCCGGCTGGCCGAGGCCGAGAACGACGTGCTGGCACTGGAACTCACGCAGATGCGGGTGGCCTCCGGATCGAAGGGCGGCAAGCCCAACCCCGCCTCATCGGTGCTCAAACTGCGCGGCAGCCAACTGCAGCAGGTCGCGACCGACCTACTGGTGGAGGTCGCAGGCGCAGATGCGCTGCCGTTCGGCGCTGAGGGCATCGCCTCCCCCGAGTGGGCACAACACACCGCACCGCGCTACCTCAACTACCGCAAGACCTCCATCTACGGCGGCAGCAACGAGGTCCAGCGCACCATCATCGCCTCGACCATCCTCGGATTGTGAGATAACACATGGACTTCCAACTGAGCGAAGAACAGGTCCTGCTACGGGACACCACCCGCGAGATGTTGACGCGCAAGTACGACACGGAAAGCCGGCTCAAGGCCATCGACAGTGATCTCGGCTGGAGCCGCGAAGTGTGGACGCAGCTGGCCGAGGTCGGTGTCCTCGGACTCGGGTTCGAGGAGGACGCGGGCGGCCAGATCGAGATCCTGGTGGTGCTGACCGAGATCGGGCGACGGCTGGCGCCTGAGCCCGTGCTTCATGCGGCCCTGGGCCCGGGCGCGCTGATCGCCGAGGTGGGCACCGAGCAGCAGCGGGCCCTGCTCGACGAGGTCGCGGCCGGGGAACGCCTGCTGGCCCTCGCGCATCTGGAGCCCGGCATGGGCAGGCCGACCGCGACGGTCACCACCAGCGCGACGCGTGACGGTGACTCGTGGGTGATCAGCGGAACCAAGAACCCCGTGCTGGCCGGCGACTGCGCCGACACGCTGGTTGTCAGCGCGGCGCTGCCCGACGGCGGCACCGGACTGTTCCTCGTCGACGCCTCGACGGTGCAGCGGCACCCGTACCGCACCTTCGACGGTCAACGGGGCGCGCAGATCGATTTCGACGGGGTGGCCGCCGAACCGCTCGGAGAGGCCGGCGACGCATCCACGGCCATCGAGCGGGCCCTGGTGCGAGTCTCGTCCGGCCTGTGCGCCGAGGCGCTCGGCGCGATGGAAGAGGCTCTGCGGCTGACAAGCGAATACCTCACCCAGCGTAAGCAATTCGGCGTGACGCTGAGCAAGTTCCAGACGCTCACCCAGCGCGCCGCCGACATGTACGTCTCCCTTGAGCTCGCCCGCAGCATGACCTTCTACGCCGCCATGTCGGTCGCTGACGGCGATCTCGATCCGACCATCGCGGCGCGGGCCAAGCTGCAGATCGGCCGCTCGGGGCGCCACATCAGTGAGGAAGCGATCCAGCTGCACGGCGGCATCGGCGTGACGGCCGAATACCCGGTCGGGCACTACGCGGCGCGACTCACCGCGATCGAGCACACGCTCGGGTCCACCCGGGATCAGCTGCACGTGCTCGCCGGCCAGCTCGGCGACTACGAGGTGGTCACCGTCTAGTCCGGGGACGTTCGCGCTGCTCAGGCGCGCATTCTTGCGTAGCCTGCTGCCATGGTTGGGCACACCATCGTCCTCGGCGCCGACGCGCTCGCGGTGCGCATCGTCGAGGAGCTCCGTAGCGCGGGCGCAACGGTGACCGTCATCGAACGTGCGGACCAGCTGGCCTCGGCCGGGCTGTCGACCGCCGCCGCCGTGGTGTGCGTGAGCCCCGATGACGCCGAGAATCTTGAGATCGCGCTGCTGGCACGGCAAATGAGTGCCTCGGTACGGGTGGTCGCCCGGTTGGCAAACGGGGTCCTTCGTGACGCCATGGCTGCCGGCAACGGTCCGGGCGCCGTATTGGACGTCGCCGATCTTGCGGCACCGTCGGTGGTGGAGGCATGCCTGGCGCGCACCACGCACACCATCGTCGCCGGCGGAGTGAACTTCGTGGTCTCCGGTGCGGATGCCCCGCGGGCCGGCACGCTCCGCGAGATCTACGGCGACCTGGCGCCGGTTGCCGTCCTGCGCGGGGAGAACTCACCTCGACCTGGCGAGCTCAGCGTCTGTCCGGGTCGAGATCTGACCGTCGCTGAAGGCGATTGGGTCGCGATGATCGGGACCGCCGACGAACTTCCCGGGTATCAGATCGCCGGCACCGGCGCTAAGGCCGGTGCGCGACACAGTCCCCGTGCGCGGGTCTTCGGCGCGGTGCGCGCGTTTCGGCAGGACGTCAATCCCAATTTCTACCGCGCACTCGCCGCATCGCTGGCCTTGCTGACACTGTCGACGATGCTGCTCTGGTTCACCTACGACAAGCCGGGAATGAGCTTTGTCGACGCTCTCTACTTCTCCACCGAGACGATTGCGACGGTGGGCTACGGAGACTTCAGCTTCATCGACCAACCGACCTGGCTACGCCTGTTCGGCGTCGTACTGATGTTCGCGGGGGTCACTTCCACCGCGGTCCTGATGGCGTTCGTCGCTGATCTGCTCCTGTCCCGACGCATCGCGCAGTCCGCCGGCCGCCGTAAAGTGCGCGAACTGCAGAACCACATCATCGTCGTCGGACTCGGCTCTTTCGGAATCCGCGTCGCCGCCGATCTCAAGGCCGCGGGCCACGACGTCGCGGTCATCGAACGCAACGACGACAATCGATATCTCTCTGCCGCAGCCGAGTTGGACGTCCCGGTGATCTTCGGTGACGCGACCCTGCCCTCGACGCTGGAGGCGGCCCGGATCGACGACGCGGCGGCCGTGGCAGTCCTGACCCACGATGACATGGTCAACATCGAGACGGGCATCGTCCTGCGCGAGCGCCTGGGCCCGCGATGGATGAAATCGCACCCCGGCACCGGTGTCCCTGTGGTGCTTCGGGTGTTCGACCGCTCCCTGGGATCGGCAGTCTCCCATCGATTCGGTTTCGAAAATGTGCGCTCGACAGTCGAATTGGCGGCGCCGTGGTTCATCGGCGCCGCGCTCGGACTCACGGTTTTCGGGACGTTCTCGGTAGGGCAGGCATCCTTCATGGTCGGCGGCGTACGCGTCGAGCCGGACAGCGAACTGGATGGGATGCACATGGCCGACCTGTCGACCCACACCCGGGTGATCGCCATTGCCGGCCCCAGCGGCTCGTGGGAGTTACATCCACGCCGTGGTTCGCGGCTGTCGGCCGGCGATACCGCATACCTGGTAGGGCCTTACCACGAGCTGCTGGACACCTTGGGCAAGGGACAGCGGGCCCAGCCCGAAACTCTGCTGTTCGGTTGAGCCATGCGAACGGGACGTGGCCCCTACACGGAAAGCGTTGTGCCGGTCTCTTTTTCGGCGATCTCCCACAGCCGGGCGGCAGCCTCGTAGTCGCAGGCGTTGGCGGTGCGTCCGCTCAGCGCCGGCCCGCCCTTGAACCCGAAGCGGCCGTCGATGCCGACGTAGCTGCCGGGTGGAATCGGCTCGGTGATGCAGTACAGCGTCGGCGCCGCACCGGCGTCGATGTCGTTGCCGATCCTGTTGGCCAACGACTGCGCAACGGTGTGAACCGCGGCCATCATGCGCGTGTCGGACACGTTGGTCAGATTCGATGCGACCCAGCCGGGGTGGGTCAGCTGGGCCACGACGGGTGACCCCGCCGTACGCAGCCGTCGATCGAGCTCCAGCCCCCACAGCATGACCGCCAGCTTCGAACGGGCGTAGGCCGGAAACGACGACCAGGTACGCGACCGCAGATGCGGGTCGTCGAAGGCGAACGTCGCCCGCTTGTGGGCGTCGGAACCGACGTTGATGATCTGCGATCGCACCCGGTCGAAGAGCAGATTGGTCAGGGCGAACGGACCCAGGAAATTGGTGCCGAGCGTGATCTCGAAACCGTCGACGGTGTCGCTGCGGGTCTGGGCGACCAGGCCGGCGTTGTTGATCAGGATGTCCACGTCGCCCTCGAACAGGGTGGGGAACGCCCGCACCGAAGCCTGGTCGGCGAGGTCCAGCTTCACCACCTCGGTGTCCCCGCCCATCTCGGCGGCGCGCTGCGCACCCAGGTCGAGGTTGCGCACCGCCAGGATCACGTGGGCGCCGGCGCCGGCGAGGGCGCGGGCGGTCGCCAACCCGACGCCGTTGGTCGCACCGGTCACGATGATGCGCTTGCCGCTGAGATTGCCGAGTCGGCTCGGCGACCAATCCGAAGTCACGGAGCGAGATTAGCCGGGCAATCGTTGACATGACAGATTGCGGCTGGTTGTCTACCGAGAAATGACAACAATTCAGGCCTGTTCTACCTACTTCGGTATGACGAGGAGCCAGTCGGCGGTATGACAGACAGCGCCCGCGAGATCGAGAACCTGATCTACACCTACGCCGAGCGTCTCGACGCCGGCGATCTGGACGGGGTGGCCGCCCTGTTCGCCCATGGGCGCATCGCCGGGATGGAGGACGGACCGCCCGAGACGGTGTTCACCGGGGTGTCCGGGGTGCGGGGGATGTACGAGATGGCCACCCGCCTGTACGAAGACGGCACGCCCAAGACCAGACATCTGACGAGCAACGTCCGGATCTACGTGGACGAGGCCGCAGGCACCGCGCACGGCGGCGCGTACTACTGCGTCACCCAGGCGACGCCCGACCTGCCGCTGCAGATCATCGTGACGGGGCACTACCGCGACACCTTCCACCGCATCGACGGCACGTGGTGGTTCGACACCCGGATCATGTTCGTCGACCAGGTCGGGGACACCAGCCACCATCTGAAGTTCTGACCTGTGGCCGAGTCCTCCAGCGCGCCTTTCGACGCGACCCGACTCACTGCCGCCGCGCAGGAGAAGGAGGGGCTGCAGGATTGGGGCCCACTGCCGTTCGAGGTGCCGCTGGAGGTGCTGACCGACAGCTACTCAAGCGCTGACCTGAACGACATCGGCGTCCACATCCTGCGGTCGGGACTGGTGCACAGCCTGCGGATGCGGTTACGCGCCCAGGAGTGGTTCCGGCGCTATCCCGAGATCGCGCAGGAGACGATCCTCGCGCCCATCGTGGTGGTCGGCATGATGCGCAGCGGAACGACGCTGCTGCAACGGCTGCTCGCCGCCGACGAGCGCTTCCACTGCGCGTACGGCTGGGAGGTCGTCGAGGTGGCGCCCAAGCTCGATTACCGGTGGACCGCCGAGGAGGACCCCCGCATCGCCGTCAGCGAGAAGCGCGAGGCCATGTCGCGCGAGTTGGCTCCCGAACTGTTCGCCATTCACCCGATGTACGCGCGCGAGCCCGAAGAGGAGATCGTCTTCCTGTCGGACGCCTTCCTGTCCCACGTGCCCGAGTCCGGCGCGCACGTGCCCGCGTACCGGGCCTGGATCGACACCCAGGACTTCACCCCCGCGTATCGGTATCTGCATCGCATGCTGCAGTTCCTGCAGTGGCAGAAACGGCAAGCCGGTGGACCGACCGCGCAGCCCGATCCCCGGCGATGGGTGCTCAAGTCTCCCGCCCATCTCGGGTATCTCGACGTGCTGCGCAGCCAGTTTCCCGACCTTCACGTCGTCCATATGCATCGAGACCCCCGCGAGACCATCCCGTCCGGAGCGAGCCTCAACGCCACCCTGCACGCCATGCACGCCGATCACGTGGATCGCCGACGTGTCGGCACCGAGTGGCTGGGCCGGATGGGATGGACCAACGACCGCGCGATGGACACCCGCGCGGCGTGGGACGACGAGTCGGCGCGGTGCACCGACATCGAGTTCGCCGACGCGGTCGCCGATCCGGTCGGCCAGGTGTCCCGGGTCTACGACGCGATCGGACTCGACATGACCGGTACCGCGGAGTCGGCGATGCGGCGCTGGCTCGCCGACCGCCCCCGCGAAGTTCCCCGGCCGCACTATGCAGCAGGCGATTTCGGGCTGAGCGACGCCGAGATCGAGGAACGGTTCGCCGCCTACAACGCACGCTTTCGCTCCACGCCCCAACCCACGAGGAGGACCTAGATGGCCGAGCACGACGGCGACCCGCTCGCGACGGCGTCGCAGCACGAACAGGAGCTTGCCGCGCTGGACCTCATCGCCCACCCGACGGTCACGGCGGCGTACCGCAGTGTCGCCGACACCTGGCTGGGGCGGGCGAAAGCATCCGACGCGATGCGCGCGCGGTTCGACGATGCGTTCGCCGAGGTCATGTTCTCCGCCGCGGTCTGGTCGTCCAACCAGGACAAGTTGCGCCCCAAGGTCAGTTGCATCACCCGGCTGGGCCACCCCGTGAACGGCCGGGCCGTTCCCGGATCCCGCTGGGGCATCGACAATCCCGACAGCGTGTACCGGGTGATCCCGATCTCCGGCGACGAGCGCTACGAGATCCACGGACGCGTCGGCACCCACCGCATGACCGAGAACTACTTCACGCTGTGGGACGCGAACATGGGCACCGTCGCCGTGCTCAACGGCCGCACCATGGAGGTCGAACCGGACGGATCGTTCACCATCACCGTCGATTCCGATCCGGCGGGCGGCCGTCCCAACCACGTGCAGACCACCTCGGCGGCGCACGAGTTCTACATCCGCGATGTGCTGCTGAACTGGGACCGCGACGACCCGAATCACCTGACGGTACAACGTCTCGGTGCACCGCCGTCGAGTCCCCCGAGAACGCTGGATGAACAGGCCGACGCCACCGCCGACATGATGGCGTACTTCGCCAACTTCACCGGCAAGCTCAGCCACGGCATCTACAAGATGCCACCCAACAACTTCAACCTCGCCTGGTCCGCGGACAAGGTCGGTGCCATGCGCAACCAGGTGTATGTGATGGGCCGCTTCGACCTGAACCCCGGCGAGGCCTTCGTCGTCGACGTCAGCGACGGAGGGGCCGAGTACTTCACGGTGCCACTGAGCAACATCTGGGGCACCACTTTGGAACTCGTCGACAAAACGGGCAGCCTGAACAAGGCGCAGTCGGTGCCCAATGACGACGGCACCTACACCTACGTCATCTCCCCCACCGATCCCGGCGTGGCGAACTGGATCGACTCCGACGGGCTCCACGAGGCGATCCTGACCCTGCGGATGGCCGAGTTCGGGCCGGACGGACCCACCGAAGACCTCGGCGCCCGCGGCCGGGTGATCACGCTCGACGACCTGGATCGCGAGGTTCCGGCTCTGCCACGGGTATCCGCGCAGGAGCGGGCAACCCAGCTCGCCGACCGCCGAGCGTCGTATCTACGGCGGCTACCCGAGGGGACGAACTGATGACGACGTGGCTGATCACCGGATGCTCCACCGGGATAGGTCGTGAGATCGCCCGCGCCGCACTGGAAGCCGGCCATCACGTCGCCGCGACGGCCCGCAGGCAGGACACCGTTGCTGACTTCGCCGACGAGTTCGGCGACCGGGCACTGGCACTGCCGCTCGACGTCACCGACGGCGACCAGATCCGCACCGCCGTCGCCACTACGGAGCGCACCTTCGGCGGGATCGACGTGTTGGTGAACAACGCCGGCTACGGATACATGTCGGCGGTCGAGGAAGGCGATGACGCCGAAGTGCGGAAGTTGTTCGACACGAACTACTTCGGCGTGGTCGACACTCTCAAGGCGGTGTTGCCGGGCATGCGCTCCCGCAGATCCGGGCACGTCATCAACATCTCGTCGATGACGGGTCTGGTCGCCAACCCGCCGAACGCCTACTACTCGTCGACGAAGTTCGCGCTCGAGGCGCTGACCGAGGCGCTGGCGAAGGAGGTGGGCCCACTCGGCATCAAGGTGAGCGCGGTCGAACCCGGCGCCTTCCGTACCGATTGGGCAGCGCGCTCCATGCAGGAGTCGTCAACGCCCATCGGGGATTACG includes the following:
- a CDS encoding acyl-CoA dehydrogenase family protein; amino-acid sequence: MQLALTPEEAAFRDELRTFYRTEIPAEIRERTRAATEANREDIVTTHKILNDHGLAVPNWPVEWGGKDWTPTQQQIWLDEMQLASVPEPLTFNANMVGPVIAEFGSQEVKERFLPPTAALDIWWCQGFSEPEAGSDLASLRTTALRDGDSYVVNGQKTWTTLGQYADWIFCLVRTDPNAPKKQAGISFLLIDMNTPGITLRPIKLIDGSFEVNEVFFEDVRVPADQLVGEENQGWGYAKFLLGNERNGIAQVGRTKLRLAEVKERAQASGLIEDPLFAARLAEAENDVLALELTQMRVASGSKGGKPNPASSVLKLRGSQLQQVATDLLVEVAGADALPFGAEGIASPEWAQHTAPRYLNYRKTSIYGGSNEVQRTIIASTILGL
- a CDS encoding GIY-YIG nuclease family protein — its product is MFVDPGPVPAEAGAHGWWFREIPGAIDVSGCEQRDGWTLLYVGISPGPPRADGKPQIPQDLRKRIRYHFGARNASADGSTLRKSLGVLLGDQLGFALRRIGSGKRQTFAGGEAVLTEWMAENATVSWVLHPEPWYLEPKLINALDLPLNIQNNERNAFAPELKKLRKDAAVKAGKMRVLAEWS
- a CDS encoding acyl-CoA dehydrogenase family protein encodes the protein MDFQLSEEQVLLRDTTREMLTRKYDTESRLKAIDSDLGWSREVWTQLAEVGVLGLGFEEDAGGQIEILVVLTEIGRRLAPEPVLHAALGPGALIAEVGTEQQRALLDEVAAGERLLALAHLEPGMGRPTATVTTSATRDGDSWVISGTKNPVLAGDCADTLVVSAALPDGGTGLFLVDASTVQRHPYRTFDGQRGAQIDFDGVAAEPLGEAGDASTAIERALVRVSSGLCAEALGAMEEALRLTSEYLTQRKQFGVTLSKFQTLTQRAADMYVSLELARSMTFYAAMSVADGDLDPTIAARAKLQIGRSGRHISEEAIQLHGGIGVTAEYPVGHYAARLTAIEHTLGSTRDQLHVLAGQLGDYEVVTV
- a CDS encoding DUF1460 domain-containing protein, which encodes MLAQFVVALRIAAAGLFLIVIGAATALPAAASPAVQISTASEQTLTSLLATTADDAGAGRSARADLISRQFLGTPYGAHTLVGSATVPEQLVVELDKVDCFTYADYVEALKRGRTRDDFLAGLIDVRYKDGVVAFANRKHFFTDWSATTPPVATDVTAALSDDAVQAAKNLNSKDAGGVYLPGLPVVPRTVTYVPSALVDDDVISGLRTGDYIGAYAEDGGLDVTHVGIYVATPEGPVFRHASSSSADHRVVDSPLSAYLQTVPGIVVLRPLV
- a CDS encoding transglycosylase SLT domain-containing protein: MRGKRLGGAALIALALVGCSTPTAPPAAQNTPVTAPPSQTTGQPSRELVTAQPRLASDPARIADDLVADERALRDPASSTDVLLTAARRQQKAYRVLARHPEWDAIVRPRIPGPLLDAYDRNIDARRQLGSMSPGKSTLPAWRIQPPLPAEELLGYYRKAEAESGVAWNYLAAINFVETAFGRIAGVSTAGAQGPMQFMPSTFAAYGAGSDITSAHDSILAAGRFLAAHGFAGDRDAALYRYNNSDRYVRAINQYAAVIAAQPRDFAGYYLWDVYYKSTAGDVVLPVGYVATAPIPVEEYVTAHPQ
- a CDS encoding dihydrolipoyl dehydrogenase family protein, with protein sequence MRVVVIGGGPAGVSAALHAAGLGAEVTLIERGRVGGTALNRGPAPVRTLARAARLMRDWSSWETFGLRGPRPDIDVAATLANSQRVAAYLYERKRIADHIRSEGVELVEEAGDARFVDANTVTTADGRTWTADRIIIAAGGRPGRLPIPGAEFGLTYEDLRSLTSLPERVCIIGAADTGCQLASILADFGCTVTLVEYAPRIVTRSDVDVSIALEHAFRNRGIDVVTGAAVHELVALEPGVRVLYRVGDEARTLDVDAAFFAVGWPGNTDTVDVAAAGVATERGYVTVDAYTATNVAHIFAAGDVDGNSMLVSSATLEGRVAAENAVLGLRRRVVHEIVPAGSFTDPEYGSVGLTEEQARARYDCVVAVARYEDILRPVADGQPEGFCKLIVETMRRHIVGAHVLGEYSAEVIQMVAACMAAGMRVEDVAELQFAFPTFSEGVSQAAQMIVNQLGVRPMPHLWSSLNTTPSVLE